One region of Clavibacter michiganensis subsp. tessellarius genomic DNA includes:
- a CDS encoding DUF427 domain-containing protein encodes MRIPPARRPREIPGEGQESVWDYPRPPRVDPSAEHVVIQLGGRVVADTRAAVRVLETSHPPVYYIPSADFAAGVLSSAAGRSWCEYKGEASYLSLSAGPVTAERSAWWYPSPTRGFEVLADMVAVYPSAMDRITVDGVVVEAQEGDFYGGWITPRVVGPFKGAPGTLGW; translated from the coding sequence ATGCGCATCCCCCCGGCCCGTCGTCCCCGCGAGATCCCCGGCGAGGGGCAGGAATCCGTCTGGGACTACCCGCGTCCGCCGCGCGTCGATCCGAGCGCCGAGCACGTGGTGATCCAGCTGGGCGGCCGCGTCGTCGCCGACACCCGCGCCGCCGTCCGGGTGCTCGAGACGAGCCATCCGCCGGTCTACTACATCCCCTCCGCCGACTTCGCGGCAGGCGTGCTCTCCTCCGCCGCGGGCCGGTCGTGGTGCGAGTACAAGGGCGAGGCGTCGTACCTCTCCCTCTCCGCCGGACCCGTCACGGCCGAGCGCTCCGCCTGGTGGTACCCGTCGCCCACGCGCGGCTTCGAGGTGCTCGCCGACATGGTCGCCGTGTACCCGTCGGCGATGGACCGCATCACGGTCGACGGCGTCGTGGTCGAGGCGCAGGAGGGCGACTTCTACGGCGGCTGGATCACGCCGCGCGTCGTCGGTCCCTTCAAGGGCGCGCCGGGCACGCTCGGCTGGTGA
- a CDS encoding GlsB/YeaQ/YmgE family stress response membrane protein, producing MGIIGFLVLGLIAGALAKLILPGKQGGGIIVTLILGVVGAFLGGFIGSALFNKPVDGFDLGSLALAIVGAIIVLLVYGAIVGRKKA from the coding sequence ATGGGCATCATCGGTTTTCTGGTTCTGGGTCTGATCGCCGGAGCGCTCGCCAAGCTGATCCTCCCGGGCAAGCAGGGTGGCGGAATCATCGTCACGCTGATCCTGGGCGTCGTCGGGGCCTTCCTCGGCGGCTTCATCGGCAGCGCGCTCTTCAACAAGCCGGTCGACGGCTTCGACCTCGGCTCGCTCGCGCTCGCCATCGTCGGCGCGATCATCGTCCTGCTGGTCTACGGCGCGATCGTGGGCCGCAAGAAGGCCTAG
- a CDS encoding long-chain-fatty-acid--CoA ligase, translating into MTSDTPLLPEHDREQAGTGFASVSVAAILAESADRHADRVAVVVGDVSTTYRQLWDETRAYAGALRDRGVGEGTRVAMLIPNVADFPRVYYAVLALGGVVVPVHALLKSEEIAYVLRDSGSALLVCAGPLLEQGGKGAALAEVPVISVLVPAATEGGPDRLEELAQAATPVRTYVPRRPSDTATILYTSGTTGQPKGAEGCHLALVMQVDVLLLDTFDLRAGDRILGCLPLFHTFGQTCTMNASFRAGATIVMVPRFDGDAALALMVEHDTQVFMGVPTMYFALLAAAGRNPARPHLRYAISGGAALPVAVIEAFREAFDAEIHEGYGLTETSPVASFNHVGVTARPGTVGKAIWGVQIEIADPEHEDRVELLERDVLGEIVIRGHNLMNGYLHRPEDTARAIVDGWFRTGDLGTIDDEGYIRVVDRTKDMILRNGYNVYPREVEEVLARHPGVAQCAVFGVAHELHGQEVAAAIVVRADAEVDPDEVIAFLRERIASYKYPRRVEIVDALPLGPSGKVLKRELVERFGA; encoded by the coding sequence ATGACCTCCGACACGCCCCTCCTGCCCGAGCACGACCGCGAGCAGGCGGGCACCGGGTTCGCCTCGGTCTCGGTCGCCGCGATCCTCGCCGAGTCGGCCGACCGCCACGCCGACCGGGTGGCCGTGGTCGTCGGCGACGTCTCCACCACCTACCGCCAGCTGTGGGACGAGACCCGCGCGTACGCGGGCGCCCTCCGTGACCGCGGCGTGGGCGAGGGCACGCGCGTCGCGATGCTCATCCCGAACGTCGCCGACTTCCCGCGCGTGTACTACGCGGTGCTCGCGCTCGGCGGGGTCGTCGTGCCCGTGCACGCGCTCCTGAAGAGCGAGGAGATCGCGTACGTGCTGCGCGACTCCGGATCCGCGCTGCTGGTCTGCGCCGGCCCGCTGCTCGAGCAGGGCGGGAAGGGCGCGGCGCTCGCCGAGGTGCCCGTGATCAGCGTCCTCGTGCCCGCCGCGACCGAGGGCGGACCCGACCGGCTGGAGGAGCTCGCGCAGGCCGCGACGCCCGTCCGCACCTACGTGCCGCGCCGTCCGTCCGACACCGCGACGATCCTCTACACGTCCGGCACCACCGGCCAGCCCAAGGGCGCCGAGGGCTGCCACCTCGCGCTCGTGATGCAGGTCGACGTGCTGCTGCTCGACACCTTCGACCTGCGCGCGGGCGACCGGATCCTCGGCTGCCTCCCGCTGTTCCACACCTTCGGCCAGACCTGCACCATGAACGCGTCGTTCCGGGCGGGGGCGACGATCGTGATGGTGCCGCGCTTCGACGGCGACGCCGCGCTCGCGCTCATGGTCGAGCACGACACGCAGGTGTTCATGGGCGTGCCGACCATGTACTTCGCGCTGCTGGCCGCCGCCGGGCGGAACCCGGCCCGGCCGCACCTGCGCTACGCCATCTCGGGCGGCGCCGCGCTCCCGGTGGCCGTCATCGAGGCGTTCCGGGAGGCGTTCGACGCCGAGATCCACGAGGGCTACGGCCTCACGGAGACCTCGCCCGTGGCCTCGTTCAACCACGTGGGGGTCACGGCCCGCCCCGGCACGGTGGGCAAGGCCATCTGGGGAGTGCAGATCGAGATCGCCGACCCCGAGCACGAGGACCGGGTGGAGCTGCTCGAGCGCGACGTGCTGGGCGAGATCGTGATCCGCGGCCACAACCTCATGAACGGCTACCTGCACCGCCCGGAGGACACCGCCCGCGCGATCGTGGACGGCTGGTTCCGCACGGGCGACCTCGGCACGATCGACGACGAGGGCTACATCCGCGTGGTCGACCGGACGAAGGACATGATCCTGCGCAACGGCTACAACGTGTACCCGCGCGAGGTCGAGGAGGTGCTCGCCCGGCATCCCGGCGTGGCGCAGTGCGCGGTCTTCGGCGTCGCGCACGAGCTGCACGGCCAGGAGGTGGCGGCGGCGATCGTGGTGCGCGCCGACGCCGAGGTGGATCCGGACGAGGTCATCGCGTTCCTCCGCGAGCGCATCGCCTCGTACAAGTACCCTCGACGCGTGGAGATCGTGGACGCGCTGCCGCTCGGGCCCAGCGGGAAGGTGCTGAAGCGCGAGCTCGTCGAGCGGTTCGGCGCGTGA
- a CDS encoding magnesium and cobalt transport protein CorA produces MWLMSQHRIRTRLKSVVSRGVAPLGGGHAGGASRARSEREHPTEQAGGRRPSLVDNGVYVDGCRVASPATLADTFRELDERPEAMAWIGLYRPTVEELQALAEEFDLHELAVEDAVQAHQRPKTERYSSTLFTVLRAARYVDDREEVEFGELHVFLGRNFVITVRHAESPDLSAIRTRMQERPELLSHGPQSVLYAILDAVVDGYAPVVTGLANDIDEIEDQVFDGDPAVSRRIYELSREVIDFQRAVRPLGGMLQQLQAGSGKYEVSEDLQQALRDVADHVIVVNERVEEFRVLLRDILTVNSTLVGQRQNEEMRELSESSNRQSVETRKISGWAAILFAPTLVSSVYGMNFDIMPELHWDWGYPFSIVLMLGVSGVLYGIFRKRDWI; encoded by the coding sequence GTGTGGCTCATGTCCCAGCACCGCATCCGCACGCGCCTCAAGTCCGTGGTCTCCCGGGGCGTCGCGCCCCTCGGCGGCGGGCACGCGGGCGGGGCGTCGCGGGCGCGGTCGGAACGGGAGCATCCGACGGAGCAGGCGGGCGGGCGCCGCCCCAGCCTCGTCGACAACGGCGTGTACGTGGACGGCTGCCGCGTCGCCTCGCCCGCCACGCTCGCCGACACCTTCCGCGAGCTCGACGAGCGGCCCGAGGCCATGGCGTGGATCGGCCTCTATCGCCCCACCGTCGAGGAGCTGCAGGCGCTCGCCGAGGAGTTCGACCTGCACGAGCTGGCGGTGGAGGACGCGGTGCAGGCCCACCAGCGCCCCAAGACCGAGCGCTACAGCTCCACCCTCTTCACCGTGCTGCGCGCGGCCCGCTACGTGGACGACCGCGAGGAGGTGGAGTTCGGCGAGCTGCACGTGTTCCTCGGCCGCAACTTCGTCATCACCGTGCGGCACGCCGAGTCGCCCGACCTCTCGGCCATCCGCACGCGCATGCAGGAGCGGCCCGAGCTCCTCTCGCACGGGCCGCAGTCGGTGCTGTACGCGATCCTCGACGCGGTCGTCGACGGGTACGCGCCCGTCGTCACGGGCCTCGCCAACGACATCGACGAGATCGAGGACCAGGTGTTCGACGGGGACCCGGCCGTGTCCCGCCGCATCTACGAGCTCAGCCGCGAGGTCATCGACTTCCAGCGCGCGGTGCGTCCGCTCGGCGGCATGCTGCAGCAGCTGCAGGCGGGATCCGGCAAGTACGAGGTGAGCGAGGACCTCCAGCAGGCGCTCCGCGACGTGGCCGACCACGTCATCGTCGTGAACGAGCGCGTGGAGGAGTTCCGCGTGCTGCTCCGCGACATCCTCACGGTGAACTCGACGCTCGTCGGCCAGCGCCAGAACGAGGAGATGCGCGAGCTCAGCGAGTCGAGCAACCGGCAGAGCGTGGAGACCCGCAAGATCTCCGGCTGGGCGGCCATCCTCTTCGCGCCCACGCTCGTCTCGAGCGTCTACGGCATGAACTTCGACATCATGCCGGAGCTGCACTGGGACTGGGGCTACCCGTTCTCGATCGTGCTCATGCTCGGCGTGAGCGGCGTGCTCTACGGCATCTTCCGCAAGCGCGACTGGATCTGA
- a CDS encoding aldo/keto reductase — translation MSDDVIRTPIPSVPMGDGVPIPQFGVGTYKVSDADAERIVAEALEVGYRHIDTAAMYGNEEGVGRAIRASGIPRDQLFVTTKVWNDDHGRARARDAIRRSLDRLGLPAVDLHLIHWPAAERGLYVETWEALAAAREEGLTRSIGVSNFLVPHLEALDAAGLPAPAVDQIELHPRHQQRETTAYLAEHGITVQAWSPLARGAVADADVVRDAARAHGRTDAQVVLRWHVQRGTVVFPKTTRRARLVENADVFDFALTDDEMAGITALETAGRVGSHPDQVV, via the coding sequence GTGAGCGACGACGTCATCCGCACGCCCATCCCGTCGGTGCCGATGGGCGACGGCGTCCCCATCCCGCAGTTCGGCGTGGGCACCTACAAGGTGTCGGACGCCGACGCCGAGCGGATCGTCGCCGAGGCCCTCGAGGTCGGCTACCGGCACATCGACACCGCCGCCATGTACGGCAACGAGGAGGGCGTCGGGCGCGCGATCCGCGCGTCCGGCATCCCGCGCGACCAGCTGTTCGTCACCACCAAGGTCTGGAACGACGACCACGGACGCGCGCGCGCCCGCGACGCGATCCGCCGGAGCCTCGACCGGCTCGGCCTGCCCGCGGTCGACCTGCACCTCATCCACTGGCCGGCGGCCGAGCGCGGCCTCTACGTCGAGACGTGGGAGGCGCTCGCCGCCGCGCGCGAGGAGGGGCTGACCCGCTCGATCGGCGTCTCCAACTTCCTCGTGCCGCACCTCGAGGCGCTGGATGCGGCCGGCCTGCCCGCGCCCGCGGTCGACCAGATCGAGCTGCACCCGCGGCACCAGCAGCGGGAGACCACCGCGTATCTGGCCGAGCACGGGATCACGGTGCAGGCGTGGAGCCCGCTCGCGCGCGGGGCCGTCGCCGACGCGGACGTCGTGCGCGACGCCGCCCGTGCGCACGGGAGGACGGACGCGCAGGTCGTGCTCCGCTGGCACGTGCAGCGCGGCACGGTCGTCTTCCCGAAGACGACGCGCCGCGCGCGGCTCGTCGAGAACGCGGACGTGTTCGACTTCGCGCTGACCGACGACGAGATGGCCGGGATCACCGCGCTCGAGACCGCCGGACGCGTCGGCAGCCACCCCGACCAGGTGGTCTGA
- a CDS encoding L-serine ammonia-lyase has translation MTAYVSALDLFSIGIGPSSSHTVGPMRAALLFAEECRASPRFTEIARVTVRLYGSLGATGLGHGTPDAVVAGLAGLAPETCDPDEVRGRWSGLGEGVDVPLAGVHPVRMVGRDLTFEPFTRLPRHPNAMHLAALDADGGTVLESTWFSVGGGFVLREDQAPSAVLPTGLPHSFSNADELIALAESTGRSIADVARDTEESIHGSRRAVAGLDAIWDAMAACVTAGLGGQGTLPGGLNVRRRAARVASQLATIDAEGQRDTSHEWLHAFALAVNEENASGGRVVTAPTNGAAGIIPAVGSYYLRFVPGADRDGIRDFLLTATAIGSLVKANASISGAEAGCQGEVGTACAMAAGALCAVLGGSPRQVENAAEIAMEHHLGLTCDPVGGLVQIPCIERNAIAASTAVNAARMALHGDGTHLVSLDTVIETMRQTGLDMSTKYKETSTGGLAVNVIEC, from the coding sequence ATGACAGCGTACGTCTCGGCACTCGACCTCTTCTCCATCGGGATCGGGCCGTCGAGCTCGCACACCGTCGGACCCATGCGCGCGGCCCTGCTCTTCGCCGAGGAGTGCCGGGCGTCGCCGCGGTTCACGGAGATCGCGCGGGTGACGGTGCGGCTGTACGGCTCGCTCGGCGCGACCGGGCTCGGCCACGGGACGCCCGACGCGGTCGTCGCCGGTCTCGCGGGCCTCGCGCCCGAGACGTGCGACCCGGACGAGGTGCGCGGCCGCTGGTCCGGGCTCGGCGAGGGCGTCGACGTGCCGCTCGCCGGCGTCCACCCGGTCCGCATGGTCGGGCGCGACCTCACGTTCGAGCCGTTCACGCGCCTCCCCCGGCACCCCAACGCGATGCACCTCGCCGCCCTCGACGCCGATGGCGGCACGGTGCTCGAGAGCACCTGGTTCTCGGTCGGCGGCGGGTTCGTGCTGCGCGAGGACCAGGCGCCGTCGGCCGTGCTGCCCACGGGCCTGCCGCATTCGTTCTCCAACGCCGACGAGCTGATCGCGCTGGCCGAGTCGACCGGGCGCTCCATCGCCGACGTCGCGCGCGACACCGAGGAGTCGATCCACGGATCCCGCCGCGCGGTCGCCGGGCTCGACGCGATCTGGGACGCCATGGCCGCGTGCGTGACCGCGGGCCTCGGCGGCCAGGGCACGCTGCCGGGCGGGCTCAACGTGCGACGCCGGGCGGCGCGCGTCGCCTCGCAGCTGGCGACCATCGACGCGGAGGGCCAGCGCGACACGTCGCACGAGTGGCTGCACGCGTTCGCGCTCGCGGTGAACGAGGAGAACGCGTCCGGCGGGCGCGTCGTCACGGCGCCGACGAACGGCGCGGCCGGCATCATCCCCGCCGTCGGCTCCTACTACCTGCGATTCGTGCCCGGCGCCGACCGCGACGGGATCCGCGACTTCCTGCTCACCGCCACCGCGATCGGCTCGCTCGTCAAGGCCAACGCGTCCATCTCGGGCGCGGAGGCCGGCTGCCAGGGCGAGGTCGGCACGGCGTGCGCGATGGCGGCCGGCGCGCTCTGCGCGGTGCTCGGCGGATCCCCGCGCCAGGTCGAGAACGCCGCCGAGATCGCGATGGAGCACCACCTCGGCCTCACGTGCGATCCCGTGGGCGGGCTCGTGCAGATCCCGTGCATCGAGCGGAACGCCATCGCCGCGTCCACCGCCGTCAACGCCGCCCGCATGGCGCTGCACGGCGACGGCACGCACCTCGTCTCGCTCGACACCGTGATCGAGACGATGCGGCAGACGGGCCTCGACATGTCCACCAAGTACAAGGAGACGTCCACGGGCGGCCTCGCGGTGAACGTCATCGAGTGCTGA
- a CDS encoding SdpI family protein, with protein MGAPALLLAVAALLILGTTQVAAWGGLKRNGWIGIRTRPLMTSDEAWRAGHRAALPALRGTCIPVAIGGVIGAAASGVGMNSVATWGALLLVAGIAWGTFRAGRAARAVTRTRDPGR; from the coding sequence ATGGGCGCTCCCGCACTGCTCCTCGCCGTCGCGGCGCTGCTCATCCTCGGCACCACGCAGGTCGCCGCGTGGGGCGGCCTCAAGCGCAACGGCTGGATCGGGATCCGCACGCGCCCCCTCATGACGAGCGACGAGGCCTGGCGCGCCGGCCACCGCGCGGCCCTGCCCGCCCTCCGCGGCACCTGCATCCCCGTCGCGATCGGCGGCGTGATCGGCGCGGCCGCGAGCGGCGTGGGGATGAACAGCGTCGCGACCTGGGGCGCGCTGCTGCTCGTCGCGGGGATCGCGTGGGGCACCTTCCGGGCGGGGCGCGCGGCGAGGGCCGTCACCCGGACGCGCGATCCCGGACGCTGA
- a CDS encoding thioredoxin domain-containing protein — protein sequence MPNRLADAVSPYLLSHADNPVDWRPWGEEAFAEARRRDVPVLVSVGYSTCHWCHVMARETFSDPALASRLNDGFVAIKVDREEHPEVDAALITAAGAFTDQLGWPLNVFTTPEGRTFHAGTYSPPEPRAGHPSFRQVLDAVADAWTTRRDQVEQGAGQLSAAIREASARGSAASPLPDAAALDRVAAELAGFEDAEHGGFGSAPKFPVAPVVLLLDTLAESGVLAPPRAEATRALVRRTLDAMAGSDLRDPVEGGFFRYSTRRDWSEPHYERMLYDNALLLDAYARAGDEDVAAGIVAFLTGTLRRASGGFASAQDSESTVGGRRVEGGYYALDAAGRAAEDPPAVDGKVLTGWNGLAIGALARAGRAFGRVAWIDAARAAADMLLAEHVRADGSLVRASIDGRVSPAVATLEDHGMLADGLLALALATGEVAYAVRARGIVDALIAGADAGAAGAAGGADAAGIASAGAQPGAAGFRVPTGADPVLAGFGLDLASDPSEGAYPSGLTAAASAARVLGQLTADPRYDRAARAALATVAAGGATRPIAFGGALEQAAAMDAAARQLVVVVPDADSDAAESLALIARGRIRPPDVSIVVTETAARAWADAGFELLADREAGCTGTAYVCRAFSCRLPATTADALSDQLVAVP from the coding sequence ATGCCCAACCGCCTCGCCGACGCCGTCAGCCCGTACCTCCTCAGCCACGCGGACAACCCGGTCGACTGGCGGCCGTGGGGCGAGGAGGCGTTCGCCGAGGCCCGTCGCCGCGACGTGCCGGTGCTCGTCTCGGTCGGCTACTCGACCTGCCACTGGTGCCACGTCATGGCGCGCGAGACGTTCTCGGATCCCGCGCTCGCGTCGCGGCTCAACGACGGGTTCGTCGCGATCAAGGTCGACCGCGAGGAGCACCCGGAGGTGGACGCGGCCCTGATCACCGCGGCCGGCGCCTTCACCGACCAGCTCGGCTGGCCGCTCAACGTGTTCACGACGCCCGAGGGCCGCACGTTCCACGCGGGCACGTACTCGCCGCCCGAGCCGCGCGCCGGGCACCCGTCGTTCCGGCAGGTGCTCGATGCCGTCGCCGACGCGTGGACCACGCGCCGCGACCAGGTCGAGCAGGGCGCGGGGCAGCTGAGCGCGGCGATCCGCGAGGCCTCGGCGCGCGGATCCGCCGCCTCCCCGCTGCCCGACGCCGCCGCCCTCGACCGCGTGGCCGCCGAGCTCGCGGGCTTCGAGGACGCCGAGCACGGCGGGTTCGGATCCGCGCCCAAGTTCCCCGTCGCGCCCGTCGTGCTGCTGCTCGACACGCTCGCCGAGTCCGGCGTGCTCGCGCCGCCGCGGGCGGAGGCGACGCGCGCGCTCGTGCGCCGCACCCTCGACGCGATGGCCGGATCCGACCTGCGCGACCCGGTCGAGGGCGGCTTCTTCCGCTACTCCACGCGCCGCGACTGGTCCGAGCCGCACTACGAGCGGATGCTCTACGACAACGCGCTGCTGCTCGACGCGTACGCGCGGGCGGGCGACGAGGACGTCGCCGCGGGGATCGTCGCGTTCCTCACGGGGACGCTGCGGCGCGCGTCGGGCGGGTTCGCGTCCGCGCAGGACTCGGAGAGCACGGTCGGCGGGCGCCGCGTGGAGGGCGGGTACTACGCGCTGGACGCCGCGGGGCGCGCGGCCGAGGATCCGCCCGCGGTCGACGGGAAGGTGCTCACGGGCTGGAACGGGCTCGCGATCGGCGCGCTCGCCCGGGCGGGGCGCGCGTTCGGTCGCGTGGCGTGGATCGACGCCGCCCGCGCCGCCGCCGACATGCTGCTCGCCGAGCACGTGCGCGCCGACGGGTCGCTCGTGCGGGCGTCGATCGACGGCCGGGTCTCGCCCGCGGTCGCGACCCTCGAGGACCACGGGATGCTCGCCGACGGGCTCCTCGCGCTCGCGCTGGCGACGGGCGAGGTCGCGTACGCGGTGCGGGCGCGGGGGATCGTGGACGCGCTGATCGCGGGGGCGGATGCGGGCGCTGCGGGCGCTGCTGGTGGCGCGGATGCCGCGGGCATCGCCTCGGCGGGCGCGCAGCCGGGCGCGGCCGGGTTCCGGGTGCCCACGGGCGCGGATCCGGTGCTCGCCGGCTTCGGGCTCGACCTCGCGAGCGACCCGTCCGAGGGCGCGTACCCGTCGGGCCTCACGGCGGCGGCCTCGGCGGCGCGCGTGCTCGGGCAGCTGACGGCGGATCCGCGCTACGACCGGGCCGCGCGCGCCGCGCTCGCGACGGTGGCGGCCGGAGGGGCGACGCGGCCGATCGCGTTCGGCGGCGCGCTCGAGCAGGCGGCGGCGATGGACGCGGCGGCGCGGCAGCTGGTCGTGGTCGTGCCGGACGCGGACTCCGACGCCGCCGAGTCGCTCGCCCTGATCGCGCGCGGCCGCATCCGCCCGCCCGACGTCTCGATCGTCGTCACGGAGACGGCCGCGCGCGCGTGGGCCGACGCGGGCTTCGAGCTGCTCGCCGACCGGGAGGCGGGATGCACGGGGACGGCCTACGTCTGCCGCGCGTTCTCGTGCCGCCTCCCGGCGACGACGGCGGACGCGCTCAGCGACCAGCTGGTCGCGGTCCCCTGA